GATTGAACAATAAAAACCGAGAACTTAGTCTACTGCAACATGTTAATGAAAAAAACTAGTTTGGTACAAAATCAAGTGCAACATGTTAATGAAAAAAACTAGTTTGGTACAAAATCAAGTGTACTTCAAACTTTGAGGATTACAGAGGATTACAAATGTATTATGTCAAAAAATAACAATAGTGTCACATCTATGAAATCTTAAAGTAAGATTTTAGATCGAGCATGTAAATTActctataaaaattaatactattcttCTCAAGGAATACAGAAAAAATTGTGTATTATGTGTAATTAAATTGAGGAAAATGCTAACTCCGATCCTAAAGACTTCACTCACCTCCCGCAATAATGACGTGTCTAAGGATGCTACTTCGGGCGGGCATGCTTCTTTCTATGGGAGCGCGCATCACTTAGAACGTGCTTTACATAAAGATTTGGATTATTACGAAAATAAAACACGATCACTAAATTTATTTTAGAAAAGTCAATAGTAAAaaacgtttatattttaaatttcttCAAATAAATCTAAAAATTCTAAATATAAAATTGTTAACTGTTTATCTAAAAATAGTTCTAAGAGCTATAAGAAATATAGAAATGTTTAATTATGTGGTACATTTAGTTGGTTATGTTTTATCTGCTCATCCGAGTTATCCCGAATTACAAAAAATCTGAGGTGCATTCCGGAAGTAGTTACcattaataatatgataattattatatatagattATTTAAGCATTTCTACGTATTGTAATGATAGCACTTAGATCTATCTTTAGATAAACACGAATGTTAATTATAACATTAAGAGTAGAGTTCCAAGTTGACTAGTTTATAGTTTTAGGAAATTTATGCGATAAATTACATTTACTTCAAGTAACTCTTAGAGTTTATATATGTAGATGATTATAAGATTTACCTTTTTACTAACATCTGTTCAATCCTGATAAAAATATGAGTTTTGGTTAAATATTAGCCATTATGTCTGTTTCAGCCTAATGAATCACAAACACGACGTTCAAAAGAAACTCATTCCAAGTTCATAGGTTTTTCTTGATTGATTTTCCCCTTTATCGTGCATACGTAATACGTAATTACatatgaatatagatatagatatagataaatatatattacatatatagatataaaagtagATAAATAGATATGATGACATTAGACGCCATTGCAAATATCTTTATCTCTTCATGGACCATATTTATAtttgttatcattatcatcattaagtcACAATCACCATCAATTCACCATATTTGACCTTTTTTTTTCTTCCATTCATGTCTGTGCTAACCATCAACATCCTTTACTAAATCGATCACTAGACTTTTAAACATTTGAATGCAAAATGATCTGCTCAGTTCATTTGAATCAGGATAATTGAGTTAAACATCgattaacttaattattttatccaATTACAATAATTCAATCTCAATATTGGATTGTTTCTGATAATATTACCAACTGAGTATAACTTTCATACGATATACACAACAGTCGTCTTAGTGTGTAGTTTTTGTCATGTAAAGTACTGAGTAAGCGTAAAGCCTTAAACAAgtaaattgataaaaaaaaaattctccGTTTAGGTTATTTAAGAAATGCAAGTATATCTCAGATGTACTCAGCTTAACCAGGCAATCCCACAACTACTTCTGACCATTTTCATCAAAACAAGCGTTGTTTTGACAAGATTAAACTACAAACATCAAAACAAGCGTCGTCTTGACAAGATTTAAATTATATTATCGAAACTCCGACCATCTAGAAAGTTTAGATTTTGCCTGTCATCAGCCAAAAaactaaacaaaattacacattcgGTTACTTACACTGTTGTGTTACTGAATAATGGGAACTACAGAGAGCTTGTTTTGCAGCCTAGAAAACGTCGACGTTTTCTACACCTTTATGCGGATTACAAACGAACCTGTTCATCAATTAATGCAAAATACAAACTCATGACTACATAGCAAAATTGTCAACCCAAAATCTTGATTCAGAAGCAGTTAAAAAACTTACATGCAGGAAGGTTGGATATATCTGCAGAAACAGCACAAGGAATACCCAAATTCGACAGAGCTCCCCTTATAATTCCACATGGGAAATAGAGATGCATGCTAGTTGTTTCTGAAGCTTTGTTTACAGCTTCTTGAGTTGACCCTTGGATCTCGGTAGACGGGACCCCTGACATGCGTGAAAGCCACGTGAACTTATCATCTTGCAAAACGAATGTACCCTGCAAAAAATTCAGAAGCCACAATATTTATCAacaatattttttttatcactgATATTATATTATATGGTGTGTGGAACTTACTCTATGATTAGTCTTTAAATTGTCTATTTGCTTCTTAAAGAGCTCAGACCAGAAATCTTTACAGATGAACTTAATTGCTTCCAAATGATCACTGAATCGAGGTCTCTCCATGGTGTacctatttaaattatataatatactcAGTAAAAATTACAAATCTAAATGATGTTGGAAATATTTCATATATCTACGCAGGAATGATAAGACTGGTATTAATATGTTGATTGTAAGTCATTTCCCCCTtgtcaaaaaaaataataataaaaaaagtaaaaaaaatggaAAGGGGGTTGATGCAAGAGAATGAGGCTCAGATTATTAAATCTTCATAGACTCGTATGACTGAAATGTATAGCTATATACTTGCCAAGACCATTTTTAATGGTGATGGGCAAAAGTGACGTGTTGAGGGGTGGGGGTGGGGTGCTTGGCACATATAAGCTTTGTGCCATCAAGGAGCACGCCTGGTCCATGTGTCACCAGCACGCCCCGCTAGAGGCGTGTTGGAGGCGTGTTGGGTTTTAAATGGGGGTGAGCACGTTGCGTTATATATGGCCTAACAGATTACAGTTAAGACCATTTTTAATGGTGATGGGCAAAAGTGGCGTGTTGGAGGGTGCGGTGGGGTGCTTGGCAGACGTGTTGATAAACTGGGAAATAGGGTGGCTTGTTGAGTGGCGTGTAAGATATATGATTGGAAGTTGAGTGTTAAAGGGATATAAAAAATATTAGATAACCAATTAAAATTAACCACATCTTGTACACGCTCAAATTTGATCCGTGCCTCCAAGCAGCATGCCAACTTGAAATCTTCCCACTAGAGTCATGTTGGGTGTGTGCTAGGAGCACATGACTCTAACACGGGCACGTTATATATGACCCAAGTAAAGAGTAACTACATGAAAAAGGAACAAGTACAGACACATATATAGTCAAGCTTAAGTACTAAAACATTAATTCAATAAAGCTAGTCTATGTCTAACAATATACATAAAGAAACAtcaacaaaatttacaatattcacCATAAACATCTTTTATTGTTGCAATCCAATAATTACATAACTATAAACTTACATTGTCCATGGAAGCGTTCTTATAAGAGATGACGACATTGTCAGGTTATATAAAGTcagaatattatatatacactaaaCTTCTTATGCCTCACAGGTTCATGCTAAGACTTCTAAAGTCTGAGCTCTACTATATCAAATTCCAACCCTTAAAATTAACTACTTACGTGACTATTTAAAAACGAATCACCTTATATTCGAGTGCTAAATGTCCTGAACCAACTATCTTTAGCAGATCATAAGCTACCGTTCGAACTCATGCCATACAAATCACATTCATTAAACTCGTTAACTGCCTTATAACAAGACATCTCAAAATTAACAATAGGCATATCTCCAATTTTCAGATTGAATTAAAATAACGAGAATCTAAATATTTCAAATCAGAAATTCCATTCGATTCGATGAACAGAAACTTCATAATTTGATGAACAGAAACGTTTCTCTAGATCTGTAAATTAAACCTAACAGTTCCGGAATCAAATTTAATcaaatacacaaacaatttaaagTTAATATCTACAATACTTTTTTAGATCCCGGCCGTCAAGTATCAATTCTACAGTTACCGTGCCCTAACACGATCTAAAACGCTTATAAATAAACACGATCGAAAACTAAAATGAAATTAAATAAATACAGTAAATGACAATTTATACATAAAAttgaatatattttaatgtttattGCGATGCGATACAATGTGATCTGAATACCTTTCGGAGAGCTGATGACCGACTTGATAACCGATGGCTTCGATTCTGCGAGCAGCAAGTTCAGGCTTCGATGCGTATAGATCATTGCAATATGATGACACAATTTCAGTAAGTAAACTGTCCATACAGCTTTCAGATACTTCTCGCGCCATTTCTCGATCTCCGTGTTTCTCGCACGGTGGTGATGATGATGATCTCCGGCGAATTTTGATAGCTACGATTTTTTGGAGTCAGAAGTTGGTTGTACGTTGTTATTAACAGCTTGTACTTTTTTTAGTTAACGATTGGGTCAAACTTTATCGTGTAATTAAACTTTTGTTAGATCATGGGCTCTTGGCCCATAATCAGTCACGTCCTTGTTTTTTCTAGTGTTTTCGTGACACTGGTTTTGTAAATATAATCGCAATATTCCGCGGCTAGATTTTTGCCCCATTTCTCCCGAAGTTTATTATGGGTTAAATTTCGTCCACCCGAAATAAACCTTTATGGTTTCACGGTGATTTAGTGTGTTCTTTACTTACTAGAGGTTGGGGATTGACCTGATATGTGACAGTTTCAGGGTGATTCATACGGATTTCTTGGTTGCGATCTTAGTTGATGCGTGATGGTGGGTCCTCGGTCGGAATTGACGCTTCTTTTGGGGTTGTGTTGGCGCTTTTGGCTTGTTTTCATTTTGCAATGGTCGAGTATGTGTTGTTAATTATATGGCTGGTTGATTAGGGGCTCTTGTTCATTAGATTTGTCCATTATATACATATTTTGCAAAGAAAATGAATAATAACTAtgtgtttattaattttaattttcatTAAAATACTTAATCCATATACCAAAAATAAATCAATGCAATGATGATCAAGTATACATTTACATGAACTTAGTGCTTAAAGAAATATGCAGTTAAAACTTTAGCTTTCGTGTACTAACCCTAATCAATCGGGCAGTAGATCAAGGGTGGTTGAAGACTAATTTACCGACAAATGAGTTGAGCAATTTCGAGAGGCGGACGATGAGGGAAAGTTAACGTGAATATTTTGAGGTGTGGAACCCTGAAATGAAATTTAAATGTTTGAGGTTTGTATTTATATGTaactctaattattattattttttttttttttggaagatCAACTTTTATTAAGAACAAATATAACAATTACAAAGCGGTAGCTACGAGGAGCTCCTAATGAAACACGAGCCTACACACAATACAAAAACCCGAAAACTAATAATGGACACAAGCCAAACCTATACCTATTAATTACACATAGGGCAGACTAAGGAGAATACGCAAACGTGAATTTGGAGTATACTTGGGAAAAAACCCATTATCACAATTATTTTTCCGAAAGGTTAAAGAACTTGAAGAGACAAGCCGAGCAAATAACCGATACAGTATTGAGAAATCAACGACAAAGTAAACGGTTATCAACTCGTTTAATCACCAAACGGAGGAAACCATTGGGATAATGGATGAAAAAAAAACCCAATCTTTAGCCTATACCCATTTTAGTTGCTCGAACAAAGATTTTTGACAAAATTGCCCAAATCGTCCACGTGTTTATGGTTTTTTGCCCAAATCATCCATCTGTTAACAAAACTGCATAAATCATCCTTACATGCCAAATAACGTCCCAAATTAGTCCCTGTCTTAACTTTTGTTAAACTTTCCGTTAGTCAAAAATACACTATTGGCCCCTGAAGTTTCATAAAAGATTGCAACAAAgatcctcttcatcatcttcaagatgTACCTTTAGTGAAAGCTTAAAAGTCATGAATGTTGTTGTGCCTTGCATCAGGAGCAGGGTATGCAAGGAGCTTAGTACCAATGCTGACATTTGATGAGCAAATTAAAAGCCTTAATGTAAGTTTACATCTTTTTAACTTTTAATCAAGTGATTTATCGTTAAGAGAAATATTAGATTCTGAAAATGAAGTTCAAATTCATTTGCAGATTCACTCAAAGAATAAAACACAAATGTGAACACTAAAAGGAGAAAGAAGTTCCTCAGATCACACGAAAAAAAAACTATGGATAAATCATTTTGGAAAAAGATAAAATCGCTCTATGAAAGTCCCTACAAGAAAATGGAAAATTCAAATGTGGATACAATCGTGATATTGAGACCTAGTCAACCTGTTGTAGAATCTACGGTTGACTTAGGATGTCGGTGCTCGTACTTACACGCTCATCAAAGATCAACAAGCAAGCAACAAATAATCAAACACACTCATGTGTCGTTTAATTATGACACTAGAAAAAAACTGAAAAATGCAAAGAAGTTAAAGAACACTCAAAAGATGAAATCTTTTCGGTCTTCCAATAAAGAAGGTACTTCAAAGATGGAGAAATTGGCTTTTTACCGTTCACGAAGAAACGGGAACCATATGTATTTATTGAAGCAAAAAAAACACCTTGCTGAAAGGTTGAGGCAAGTTGGGTCGGGTGCAGTTGACCCTTCGGGTTCATCAAGTAAACGAGCTTCACGAACATTGGTCAAACATGTGTACAAGGGTGCACGATGGTTCGAGAATGGTAAATTTCACATTtcttttacttaataataattataattatatagagGTAGCAAAGTAGACAGTTATGTTATGATGAGTACAAGTAATAGGTCAAATTGGTAACATCAGTATATGTCATAATGGGTGGGTTGGGTTGGCCTCAAGCACTATTTTAAATCTCTTATATATACTTAATGAAAGGGAAGGGATATTCCCAAACAATCTTTTGATAGATCCACACAAGTTTGGTGATACTTTCCAATAATGTCCCTTCAATAAATTATAACAAAAAAACTTGTGAACATCTCATTAAGGGCAGTTTAGTAAATCTGTGTGAATTTATCAAAAACATGTTTGAAAATATCAACTCCCTTAATGAAAAAACTTACCAAATCcctctataaatataaataacttTGTTAATGTATGGATGAGTTTGGGTCAAGCTAGTAATATACTAATGTTTACAGGGGCCCGGAACATTTCTTGTCTGATACCAAATGATGGATGATGGATGATGGATTGGTAATTTAGTCTATACTCGAGAACTTTTCATTATATCGAGTAATTCATATTAAGAAAAGAATactatatatgaattctatttataaattTAATTGATTTTTTAAGCTTTCATTAAAAGttcatgttgaagatgatgaagagaatCTTTGTTGCAATTTTTTATGAAACTTCAGGGACCTATAATATATTTTTGACTAACGGAGAGTTTAACAAAAGTTAAGGCAGAGACTAATTTGGGACGTTATTTGACATTTTAGAATGATATATGCAGTTTTGTTAACACATGACGATTTGGACAAAAAACCATAAACACAGGAAAGATTTGAGCAATTTTGTCAAGTTTTTTTTATACTCACACAAATTTTACTCAAAAAGTTTCGAATAATTACATTAAGAAAAAATTACGTCCATAGTACCTGTGGTTTGTCAAGTTTTTCATCACAACACCTAAACTTTGTTTTTAACTTCAATGGTACCTCAAATATATTGGACTAACGTAGATAGTACTTAAGACTAACTATGGTTAAGGTTTAACAAGTTATCCctcacatgtgccatgcatgtgagggcacTTTTGTCCGTTTACATTATTTATtaaaacttttaatatatatttataataaattgtTAATGATCGAGTAAATAATCAGT
This genomic window from Rutidosis leptorrhynchoides isolate AG116_Rl617_1_P2 chromosome 2, CSIRO_AGI_Rlap_v1, whole genome shotgun sequence contains:
- the LOC139890940 gene encoding uncharacterized protein, translating into MAREVSESCMDSLLTEIVSSYCNDLYASKPELAARRIEAIGYQVGHQLSERYTMERPRFSDHLEAIKFICKDFWSELFKKQIDNLKTNHRGTFVLQDDKFTWLSRMSGVPSTEIQGSTQEAVNKASETTSMHLYFPCGIIRGALSNLGIPCAVSADISNLPACSFVIRIKV